The nucleotide window CCCAGTGGTCGCCCAACTGACGGTTGGCAAACTGCTCCAGCCAGTGCACCTGTGGGTCTCCCAGGCGTGCGCCCAACCCCGGGCTTTCCTGTTGCTCGACCACTTGGCTACCGATCAGCCGGCCGTCGGCGGCGATGGCGATGCTCAGCACGATCGGCCCGACATAACCTTGGGCCTGGGTGATCAGGATGATTGCGGTGGGCGCGCCGGCTCGGGTGGCCCGGTAAGCTGCCAGGATCCGGCTATTTGGCCGCTGTGCGGCGGGCCTTGGCAGGGGGCTGTCCAGTGGCTGGTTGTCGTAACTGCCTTCGGGCAGCACCGCCAGCCGCTGGCGGCTTTGCAGTTGCTTCTCGGCGCTGACGATGGCGGTACTGGTCCAATGTCGCCAGGTCAGCGTGGCAGACACAGCCAGTGCCCCGGTCAGCAGCAGCAGGCCTGCGTCACGCGCAAGGCGGTTCATCGGGTGGCCTGCTGGCGCTGCAGGGCCAGGCGCTCAAGGCTCGGTGCCATGAGGTTCATCAGCAAGATGGCGAATGCCGTGCCATCCGGGTAGCTGCCCCAGGTGCGAATCAGGTAGATCAGCAGCCCGGCTCCCAGGCCGAAGCACAACCTGGCCCACTCATTCTTGGGGCCGGAGACGGGCTCGGTGGCAATGAAGAACGCCGCCAGCATGGTCGACCCAGAGAACAGGTGCAGCAAGGGTGAACCGTTGGAGTCCGACCCCGAACCGTTCCAGCCCAACAGGCTGAACACGAATAGCCCTGCCAGCAAGCCCGCAGGCGCGTGCCAGCTGATCACCTTGCGCTGCAGCAGGAACAGCCCGCCAAGCAGGAACGCCAGGTTGGCCCATTCGCTGCCCCTGCCGCCAATACTGCCGAAGCCCGGATGACTGGCGAACAGCTCGTCAATGGTCAGGCTGCGATTGTGGCGCAGGCCGTCGAGCAGCGTAGGCCGAGCCCAGGCATCAATGTGACCACCTGTAAACACCTGCTGCAGGCTTTCCAGCAGGCCAGGTGCAGGCCCTGGCCAATGGCTCATCTGCAACGGGAAGCTCAGCAATACGAAGGCATAACCGACCATGGCCGGGTTGAACAGGTTGCGCCCGACACCGCCAAACGCTTGCTTGCCGATGCCGATGGCAACGCTGGTGGCGACCACAGGTAACCACCAAGGGGCGAGGGTGGGCAGGGCGCACGCCAGCAAGACGGCTGTCACCAGTGCGCTTCCATCGCTCAGCGCCGGCTTCGGCGGTTGCCCGCGCATTGCAAGCAGCAGGGTTTCGCAGAGTATGGCGGCACTGGCGCAGAGCAACAGGTTTACCAGCAAACCCCAGCCGTGCAGCCACAGCAGTGTCAGCAGGCCAGGTATGCAGGCCAGCAAGACCAGGCCCATGCTGGTACGTAGTCGCGGGTCGGGGCTGGTGTTCATTGTGCAAACAACCCATTGAAACCGGAAAATGCCATGGCCATTACCCCGGCACCGATCAATTCGATAGGCAGGCCGCGCAGCACGCCGGGGATATCGGCATGGGCACTGCGCTGACGCAGGTCAGTGAACAAGACCAGCGCCAGCCAGAAGCCAGCACCGGCCAGCAAGGCTTGCAGCAGGATGGCGGGCCACGTGCTGTCGTCGCTGGCCTGCTGTAGCGCCAGCCCAAGCGCTACGGCATTGCTCAAGAGCAGGGCT belongs to Pseudomonas putida NBRC 14164 and includes:
- a CDS encoding RnfABCDGE type electron transport complex subunit G, which encodes MNRLARDAGLLLLTGALAVSATLTWRHWTSTAIVSAEKQLQSRQRLAVLPEGSYDNQPLDSPLPRPAAQRPNSRILAAYRATRAGAPTAIILITQAQGYVGPIVLSIAIAADGRLIGSQVVEQQESPGLGARLGDPQVHWLEQFANRQLGDHWALKRDQGDFDQLAGATVTSRAVITALQEALSYFDEQRSMLLEVTPHE
- a CDS encoding RnfABCDGE type electron transport complex subunit D, giving the protein MNTSPDPRLRTSMGLVLLACIPGLLTLLWLHGWGLLVNLLLCASAAILCETLLLAMRGQPPKPALSDGSALVTAVLLACALPTLAPWWLPVVATSVAIGIGKQAFGGVGRNLFNPAMVGYAFVLLSFPLQMSHWPGPAPGLLESLQQVFTGGHIDAWARPTLLDGLRHNRSLTIDELFASHPGFGSIGGRGSEWANLAFLLGGLFLLQRKVISWHAPAGLLAGLFVFSLLGWNGSGSDSNGSPLLHLFSGSTMLAAFFIATEPVSGPKNEWARLCFGLGAGLLIYLIRTWGSYPDGTAFAILLMNLMAPSLERLALQRQQATR